A DNA window from Syngnathus typhle isolate RoL2023-S1 ecotype Sweden linkage group LG2, RoL_Styp_1.0, whole genome shotgun sequence contains the following coding sequences:
- the ampd2b gene encoding AMP deaminase 2 isoform X3, giving the protein MDGKYKEIAEELFSRSLADSEMRSAPYEFPEDSPIEQLEERRQRLERQISQDVKFEPDILLRAKQDFMKTDSAVDLEYMKQQSQAPDLLERELLPEREYQRVTISGDEKCGVPFTDLLDAAKCVVKALFIRQKYMGLSLQSFCRTTKSHLQELSERPLDLTINEEEFQEATEASADATVHPPVSGTHPYKNKDPSSMPPDVGYGCTMVDGVMHVYTSRETMDKSTELDLPYPNLQEYIADMNVMMALIINGPVKSFCYRRLQYLSSKFQMHILLNEMKELAAQKKVPHRDFYNIRKVDTHIHASSCMNQKHLLRFIKRAMKKYSQEIVHVERGKGQTLMEVFETMNLTAFDLSVDTLDMHADRNTFHRFDKFNAKYNPIGESILREIFIKTDNHVEGKYFGHIIKEVMADLEESKYQNVELRLSVYGRSRDEWEKLAKWAVKHQVYSDNVRWLVQMPRLFDVYHTKKQLSNFQEMLENIFQPLFEVTIHPGKHPELHLFLQHVVGFDSVDDESKPEQHIFNLDSPLPANWTEEDNPPYSYYLYYMYANMTVLNHLRRQRGFHSLVLRPHCGEAGPIHHLVSGFMLSENISHGLLLRKAPVLQYLYYLAQIGIAMSPLSNNSLFLSYHRNPLPEYLSRGLMVSLSTDDPLQFHFTKEPLMEEYSIAAQVWKLSSCDMCELARNSVLMSGFSHQMKSYWLGPDYVKEGQESNDIRRTNVPDIRLAYRYETMCEELNLITQAIRTDELDTIEEEESLCMAAPQAKQ; this is encoded by the exons ATGGACGGCAAGTACAAAGAAATTGCCGAG GAACTGTTTTCACGCAGCCTAGCAGACAGTGAGATGCGCAGTGCTCCTTATGAATTCCCAGAGGACAGCCCCATTGAACAGCTCGAGGAGAGACGACAGCGCCTTGAGCGGCAGATCAGCCAAGATGTCAA GTTTGAACCAGACATCTTGCTGAGAGCCAAACAGGATTTCATGAAAACAGACAGCGCTGTAGATCTAGA ATACATGAAGCAACAAAGTCAAGCGCCAGATCTGCTGGAGAGAGAATTGCTCCCCGAGAGAGAATACCAGCGGGTCACCATCTCTGGAGATGAGAAATGTGGG GTTCCCTTCACGGACTTGCTGGATGCTGCAAAGTGTGTGGTGAAAGCCCTGTTCATAAGACAGAAGTATATGGGCCTGTCGTTGCAGAGCTTCTGCAGGACCACCAAGAGCCACCTGCAAGAGCTAAGCGAGAGACCGCTCGACCTGACTATCAATGAGGAAGAATTTCAAGAGGCGACGGAGGCCAGTGCAG ATGCCACAGTGCACCCACCTGTTTCTGGAACGCACCCCTACAAGAACAAGGACCCGAGCAGCATGCCGCCCGACGTGGGCTACGGCTGCACGATGGTGGATGGTGTCATGCACGTGTACACATCAAGAGAGACCATGGACAA GAGCACCGAGTTGGACCTGCCATATCCGAACCTGCAGGAGTACATTGCTGACATGAATGTCATGATGGCCCTCATCATCAATGGACCAGT AAAGTCCTTCTGCTACCGTCGCCTGCAGTATCTAAGCTCTAAGTTCCAGATGCACATCCTCttgaatgaaatgaaagaaTTGGCAGCGCAGAAAAAAGTCCCGCATCGAGACTTCTACAATATCCGGAAG GTTGACACGCATATCCATGCCTCCTCCTGTATGAACCAAAAGCATCTTTTGCGCTTTATCAAAAGAGCCATGAAGAAGTATTCTCAGGAGATTGTCCATGTGGAGAGAGGAAAGGGTCAGACGCTCATGGAGGTATTTGAGACGATGAACTTGACTGCTTTTGACCTCAGTGTGGACACTTTGGACATGCACGCG GATCGCAATACTTTTCATCGATTTGACAAGTTTAATGCCAAATACAATCCCATTGGTGAATCCATCCTGAGAGAGATCTTCATCAAAACGGACAATCACGTCGAAGGCAAATACTTTGGCCACATTATTAAG GAGGTGATGGCTGACCTGGAGGAAAGCAAGTATCAGAATGTGGAGCTGAGATTGTCCGTGTACGGGCGCTCCAGAGATGAGTGGGAAAAGTTGGCAAAGTGGGCTGTCAAACACCAGGTCTACTCGGACAATGTGCGATGGCTGGTGCAAATGCCACGACTTTT TGATGTCTACCACACCAAGAAGCAGCTGTCCAACTTCCAAGAGATGCTGGAGAACATTTTCCAGCCTCTGTTTGAAGTCACAATCCACCCAGGCAAACATCCTGAGCTGCACCTCTTCCTTCAGCAT GTTGTGGGTTTTGACAGTGTGGATGATGAGTCCAAACCAGAGCAGCATATCTTCAACCTGGACAGCCCACTGCCGGCCAATTGGACAGAGGAGGACAATCCACCCTACTCCTACTACCTCTACTATATGTACGCAAATATGACTGTTCTGAATCACCTGCGCAG GCAGCGAGGCTTCCACAGTCTTGTACTGCGTCCACATTGTGGCGAGGCAGGCCCCATCCATCACCTGGTGTCTGGGTTCATGCTATCAGAGAACATCTCCCATGGGCTACTGCTCCGGAAG GCTCCTGTCCTTCAATATCTGTACTATTTGGCTCAGATTGGCATCGCCATGTCTCCACTAAGCAATAACAGTCTGTTCCTTAGCTACCATCGTAACCCTCTGCCAGAGTACCTCTCCAGAGGCCTCATGGTCTCCCTGTCCACAGACGATCCTTTGCAGTTTCACTTTACTAAG GAGCCCCTGATGGAAGAGTACAGCATTGCTGCTCAGGTGTGGAAGCTGAGCTCTTGTGACATGTGTGAGCTGGCCAGAAACAGTGTGCTGATGAGCGGTTTTTCTCATCAG ATGAAGAGCTATTGGCTCGGCCCAGACTATGTCAAAGAAGGTCAAGAGAGCAACGACATCAGGCGCACCAACGTCCCGGACATCCGCTTGGCATATCGCTACGAGACCATGTGTGAAGAGCTCAATTTAATAACGCAGGCCATTCGTACGGACGAGCTGGACACGATTGAAGAGGAAGAGAGTCTGTGCATGGCTGCTCCACAAGCAAAGCAATGA
- the ampd2b gene encoding AMP deaminase 2 isoform X1 translates to MSSNVPPGAAKSKPHSPFRKRGSLQYTTSTVDLRGARHLLTPQHSLPGIPVALKQSIDLRTSMDGKYKEIAEELFSRSLADSEMRSAPYEFPEDSPIEQLEERRQRLERQISQDVKFEPDILLRAKQDFMKTDSAVDLEYMKQQSQAPDLLERELLPEREYQRVTISGDEKCGVPFTDLLDAAKCVVKALFIRQKYMGLSLQSFCRTTKSHLQELSERPLDLTINEEEFQEATEASADATVHPPVSGTHPYKNKDPSSMPPDVGYGCTMVDGVMHVYTSRETMDKSTELDLPYPNLQEYIADMNVMMALIINGPVKSFCYRRLQYLSSKFQMHILLNEMKELAAQKKVPHRDFYNIRKVDTHIHASSCMNQKHLLRFIKRAMKKYSQEIVHVERGKGQTLMEVFETMNLTAFDLSVDTLDMHADRNTFHRFDKFNAKYNPIGESILREIFIKTDNHVEGKYFGHIIKEVMADLEESKYQNVELRLSVYGRSRDEWEKLAKWAVKHQVYSDNVRWLVQMPRLFDVYHTKKQLSNFQEMLENIFQPLFEVTIHPGKHPELHLFLQHVVGFDSVDDESKPEQHIFNLDSPLPANWTEEDNPPYSYYLYYMYANMTVLNHLRRQRGFHSLVLRPHCGEAGPIHHLVSGFMLSENISHGLLLRKAPVLQYLYYLAQIGIAMSPLSNNSLFLSYHRNPLPEYLSRGLMVSLSTDDPLQFHFTKEPLMEEYSIAAQVWKLSSCDMCELARNSVLMSGFSHQMKSYWLGPDYVKEGQESNDIRRTNVPDIRLAYRYETMCEELNLITQAIRTDELDTIEEEESLCMAAPQAKQ, encoded by the exons ATGTCCTCCAACGTGCCCCCCGGGGCAGCCAAAAGCAAGCCCCACTCTCCCTTCAGAAAGCGAGGAAGCCTGCAATACACAACCAGTACAG TCGACCTCCGTGGTGCCCGCCACCTCCTCACACCCCAGCATTCCTTGCCTGGGATCCCCGTGGCCTTAAAACAATCCATAGATCTCCGTACATCCATGGACGGCAAGTACAAAGAAATTGCCGAG GAACTGTTTTCACGCAGCCTAGCAGACAGTGAGATGCGCAGTGCTCCTTATGAATTCCCAGAGGACAGCCCCATTGAACAGCTCGAGGAGAGACGACAGCGCCTTGAGCGGCAGATCAGCCAAGATGTCAA GTTTGAACCAGACATCTTGCTGAGAGCCAAACAGGATTTCATGAAAACAGACAGCGCTGTAGATCTAGA ATACATGAAGCAACAAAGTCAAGCGCCAGATCTGCTGGAGAGAGAATTGCTCCCCGAGAGAGAATACCAGCGGGTCACCATCTCTGGAGATGAGAAATGTGGG GTTCCCTTCACGGACTTGCTGGATGCTGCAAAGTGTGTGGTGAAAGCCCTGTTCATAAGACAGAAGTATATGGGCCTGTCGTTGCAGAGCTTCTGCAGGACCACCAAGAGCCACCTGCAAGAGCTAAGCGAGAGACCGCTCGACCTGACTATCAATGAGGAAGAATTTCAAGAGGCGACGGAGGCCAGTGCAG ATGCCACAGTGCACCCACCTGTTTCTGGAACGCACCCCTACAAGAACAAGGACCCGAGCAGCATGCCGCCCGACGTGGGCTACGGCTGCACGATGGTGGATGGTGTCATGCACGTGTACACATCAAGAGAGACCATGGACAA GAGCACCGAGTTGGACCTGCCATATCCGAACCTGCAGGAGTACATTGCTGACATGAATGTCATGATGGCCCTCATCATCAATGGACCAGT AAAGTCCTTCTGCTACCGTCGCCTGCAGTATCTAAGCTCTAAGTTCCAGATGCACATCCTCttgaatgaaatgaaagaaTTGGCAGCGCAGAAAAAAGTCCCGCATCGAGACTTCTACAATATCCGGAAG GTTGACACGCATATCCATGCCTCCTCCTGTATGAACCAAAAGCATCTTTTGCGCTTTATCAAAAGAGCCATGAAGAAGTATTCTCAGGAGATTGTCCATGTGGAGAGAGGAAAGGGTCAGACGCTCATGGAGGTATTTGAGACGATGAACTTGACTGCTTTTGACCTCAGTGTGGACACTTTGGACATGCACGCG GATCGCAATACTTTTCATCGATTTGACAAGTTTAATGCCAAATACAATCCCATTGGTGAATCCATCCTGAGAGAGATCTTCATCAAAACGGACAATCACGTCGAAGGCAAATACTTTGGCCACATTATTAAG GAGGTGATGGCTGACCTGGAGGAAAGCAAGTATCAGAATGTGGAGCTGAGATTGTCCGTGTACGGGCGCTCCAGAGATGAGTGGGAAAAGTTGGCAAAGTGGGCTGTCAAACACCAGGTCTACTCGGACAATGTGCGATGGCTGGTGCAAATGCCACGACTTTT TGATGTCTACCACACCAAGAAGCAGCTGTCCAACTTCCAAGAGATGCTGGAGAACATTTTCCAGCCTCTGTTTGAAGTCACAATCCACCCAGGCAAACATCCTGAGCTGCACCTCTTCCTTCAGCAT GTTGTGGGTTTTGACAGTGTGGATGATGAGTCCAAACCAGAGCAGCATATCTTCAACCTGGACAGCCCACTGCCGGCCAATTGGACAGAGGAGGACAATCCACCCTACTCCTACTACCTCTACTATATGTACGCAAATATGACTGTTCTGAATCACCTGCGCAG GCAGCGAGGCTTCCACAGTCTTGTACTGCGTCCACATTGTGGCGAGGCAGGCCCCATCCATCACCTGGTGTCTGGGTTCATGCTATCAGAGAACATCTCCCATGGGCTACTGCTCCGGAAG GCTCCTGTCCTTCAATATCTGTACTATTTGGCTCAGATTGGCATCGCCATGTCTCCACTAAGCAATAACAGTCTGTTCCTTAGCTACCATCGTAACCCTCTGCCAGAGTACCTCTCCAGAGGCCTCATGGTCTCCCTGTCCACAGACGATCCTTTGCAGTTTCACTTTACTAAG GAGCCCCTGATGGAAGAGTACAGCATTGCTGCTCAGGTGTGGAAGCTGAGCTCTTGTGACATGTGTGAGCTGGCCAGAAACAGTGTGCTGATGAGCGGTTTTTCTCATCAG ATGAAGAGCTATTGGCTCGGCCCAGACTATGTCAAAGAAGGTCAAGAGAGCAACGACATCAGGCGCACCAACGTCCCGGACATCCGCTTGGCATATCGCTACGAGACCATGTGTGAAGAGCTCAATTTAATAACGCAGGCCATTCGTACGGACGAGCTGGACACGATTGAAGAGGAAGAGAGTCTGTGCATGGCTGCTCCACAAGCAAAGCAATGA
- the ampd2b gene encoding AMP deaminase 2 isoform X2 — translation MSSNVPPGAAKSKPHSPFRKRGSLQYTTSTVDLRGARHLLTPQHSLPGIPVALKQSIDLRTSMDGKYKEIAEELFSRSLADSEMRSAPYEFPEDSPIEQLEERRQRLERQISQDVKFEPDILLRAKQDFMKTDSAVDLEYMKQQSQAPDLLERELLPEREYQRVTISGDEKCGVPFTDLLDAAKCVVKALFIRQKYMGLSLQSFCRTTKSHLQELSERPLDLTINEEEFQEATEASADATVHPPVSGTHPYKNKDPSSMPPDVGYGCTMVDGVMHVYTSRETMDKSTELDLPYPNLQEYIADMNVMMALIINGPVKSFCYRRLQYLSSKFQMHILLNEMKELAAQKKVPHRDFYNIRKVDTHIHASSCMNQKHLLRFIKRAMKKYSQEIVHVERGKGQTLMEVFETMNLTAFDLSVDTLDMHADRNTFHRFDKFNAKYNPIGESILREIFIKTDNHVEGKYFGHIIKEVMADLEESKYQNVELRLSVYGRSRDEWEKLAKWAVKHQVYSDNVRWLVQMPRLFDVYHTKKQLSNFQEMLENIFQPLFEVTIHPGKHPELHLFLQHVVGFDSVDDESKPEQHIFNLDSPLPANWTEEDNPPYSYYLYYMYANMTVLNHLRRQRGFHSLVLRPHCGEAGPIHHLVSGFMLSENISHGLLLRKAPVLQYLYYLAQIGIAMSPLSNNSLFLSYHRNPLPEYLSRGLMVSLSTDDPLQFHFTKEPLMEEYSIAAQVWKLSSCDMCELARNSVLMSGFSHQWKPVELFCLL, via the exons ATGTCCTCCAACGTGCCCCCCGGGGCAGCCAAAAGCAAGCCCCACTCTCCCTTCAGAAAGCGAGGAAGCCTGCAATACACAACCAGTACAG TCGACCTCCGTGGTGCCCGCCACCTCCTCACACCCCAGCATTCCTTGCCTGGGATCCCCGTGGCCTTAAAACAATCCATAGATCTCCGTACATCCATGGACGGCAAGTACAAAGAAATTGCCGAG GAACTGTTTTCACGCAGCCTAGCAGACAGTGAGATGCGCAGTGCTCCTTATGAATTCCCAGAGGACAGCCCCATTGAACAGCTCGAGGAGAGACGACAGCGCCTTGAGCGGCAGATCAGCCAAGATGTCAA GTTTGAACCAGACATCTTGCTGAGAGCCAAACAGGATTTCATGAAAACAGACAGCGCTGTAGATCTAGA ATACATGAAGCAACAAAGTCAAGCGCCAGATCTGCTGGAGAGAGAATTGCTCCCCGAGAGAGAATACCAGCGGGTCACCATCTCTGGAGATGAGAAATGTGGG GTTCCCTTCACGGACTTGCTGGATGCTGCAAAGTGTGTGGTGAAAGCCCTGTTCATAAGACAGAAGTATATGGGCCTGTCGTTGCAGAGCTTCTGCAGGACCACCAAGAGCCACCTGCAAGAGCTAAGCGAGAGACCGCTCGACCTGACTATCAATGAGGAAGAATTTCAAGAGGCGACGGAGGCCAGTGCAG ATGCCACAGTGCACCCACCTGTTTCTGGAACGCACCCCTACAAGAACAAGGACCCGAGCAGCATGCCGCCCGACGTGGGCTACGGCTGCACGATGGTGGATGGTGTCATGCACGTGTACACATCAAGAGAGACCATGGACAA GAGCACCGAGTTGGACCTGCCATATCCGAACCTGCAGGAGTACATTGCTGACATGAATGTCATGATGGCCCTCATCATCAATGGACCAGT AAAGTCCTTCTGCTACCGTCGCCTGCAGTATCTAAGCTCTAAGTTCCAGATGCACATCCTCttgaatgaaatgaaagaaTTGGCAGCGCAGAAAAAAGTCCCGCATCGAGACTTCTACAATATCCGGAAG GTTGACACGCATATCCATGCCTCCTCCTGTATGAACCAAAAGCATCTTTTGCGCTTTATCAAAAGAGCCATGAAGAAGTATTCTCAGGAGATTGTCCATGTGGAGAGAGGAAAGGGTCAGACGCTCATGGAGGTATTTGAGACGATGAACTTGACTGCTTTTGACCTCAGTGTGGACACTTTGGACATGCACGCG GATCGCAATACTTTTCATCGATTTGACAAGTTTAATGCCAAATACAATCCCATTGGTGAATCCATCCTGAGAGAGATCTTCATCAAAACGGACAATCACGTCGAAGGCAAATACTTTGGCCACATTATTAAG GAGGTGATGGCTGACCTGGAGGAAAGCAAGTATCAGAATGTGGAGCTGAGATTGTCCGTGTACGGGCGCTCCAGAGATGAGTGGGAAAAGTTGGCAAAGTGGGCTGTCAAACACCAGGTCTACTCGGACAATGTGCGATGGCTGGTGCAAATGCCACGACTTTT TGATGTCTACCACACCAAGAAGCAGCTGTCCAACTTCCAAGAGATGCTGGAGAACATTTTCCAGCCTCTGTTTGAAGTCACAATCCACCCAGGCAAACATCCTGAGCTGCACCTCTTCCTTCAGCAT GTTGTGGGTTTTGACAGTGTGGATGATGAGTCCAAACCAGAGCAGCATATCTTCAACCTGGACAGCCCACTGCCGGCCAATTGGACAGAGGAGGACAATCCACCCTACTCCTACTACCTCTACTATATGTACGCAAATATGACTGTTCTGAATCACCTGCGCAG GCAGCGAGGCTTCCACAGTCTTGTACTGCGTCCACATTGTGGCGAGGCAGGCCCCATCCATCACCTGGTGTCTGGGTTCATGCTATCAGAGAACATCTCCCATGGGCTACTGCTCCGGAAG GCTCCTGTCCTTCAATATCTGTACTATTTGGCTCAGATTGGCATCGCCATGTCTCCACTAAGCAATAACAGTCTGTTCCTTAGCTACCATCGTAACCCTCTGCCAGAGTACCTCTCCAGAGGCCTCATGGTCTCCCTGTCCACAGACGATCCTTTGCAGTTTCACTTTACTAAG GAGCCCCTGATGGAAGAGTACAGCATTGCTGCTCAGGTGTGGAAGCTGAGCTCTTGTGACATGTGTGAGCTGGCCAGAAACAGTGTGCTGATGAGCGGTTTTTCTCATCAG TGGAAGCCCGTGGAATTGTTCTGCCTGTTATAA
- the gnat2 gene encoding guanine nucleotide-binding protein G(t) subunit alpha-2, with product MGAGASAEDKKSKELEKQLQEDADKDSKTVKLLLLGAGESGKSTIVKQMKILHQGGYTKEEQLEFRAVIYGNILQSVLAIIRGMEMLGIDFGAASAQENAQKLQNLSDSIEEGTMPAELADVIQKLWKDSGVQSGFERAAEYQLNDSAGYYLNEMDRICKPDYLPTEQDVLRSRVKTTGIIEEQFSCKELHFRMFDVGGQRSERKKWIHCFEGVTCIIFCGALSAYDMVLVEDDEVNRMHESLHLFNSICNHRFFALTSIVLFLNKKDLFEDKIKKVHLSICFPDYDGPNTYDDASNYIKAQFEELNMKKGVKEIYSHLTCATDTKNVEIVFNAVTDIIIKENLKDCGLF from the exons ATGGGCGCTGGAGCGAGTGCCGAAGACAAAAAGTCCAAGGAGTTGGAAAAGCAACTTCAAGAGGATGCCGACAAGGACTCGAAAACGGTCAAGCTTCTGCTGCTTG GTGCTGGCGAGTCAGGCAAAAGCACCATTGTCAAGCAAATGAA GATTTTACATCAAGGTGGTTACACAAAAGAGGAACAATTGGAATTCAGAGCCGTCATCTACGGCAACATCCTGCAGTCTGTTCTGGCTATCATCAGAGgcatggagatgctggggattGATTTTGGCGCTGCTTCTGCACAG GAGAACGCACAGAAGCTGCAGAACCTGTCCGACTCCATCGAGGAAGGCACAATGCCTGCCGAGCTGGCTGACGTCATTCAGAAGCTGTGGAAGGACTCGGGCGTGCAGTCCGGCTTCGAGAGAGCTGCCGAGTACCAACTCAACGATTCGGCCGGCTA CTACCTCAACGAAATGGACAGAATCTGCAAACCAGACTACCTCCCCACCGAGCAGGATGTGCTGCGATCTCGAGTCAAGACAACTGGTATCATTGAGGAACAGTTCTCCTGCAAAGAGCTGCACTTCAG AATGTTTGATGTGGGAGGCCAGAGGTCCGAGAGAAAGAAGTGGATCCACTGTTTCGAGGGCGTGACATGCATCATTTTTTGTGGCGCCCTCAGCGCTTACGACATGGTGCTGGTAGAGGACGACGAAGTG AACCGAATGCACGAGTCTCTCCATCTATTCAACAGTATCTGCAACCATAGGTTCTTTGCGCTGACCTCCATCGTACTGTTTCTCAACAAGAAGGATCTTTTCGAGGATAAGATCAAGAAGGTCCACCTGAGCATCTGCTTCCCAGACTATGATG GCCCGAATACGTACGACGATGCCAGCAACTACATCAAGGCGCAGTTTGAGGAGCTGAACATGAAGAAGGGCGTGAAAGAAATCTACTCCCACTTGACCTGTGCCACAGACACAAAGAACGTTGAGATTGTGTTCAATGCCGTCACAGACATCATTATCAAGGAGAACCTTAAGGACTGCGGTCTCTTCTAA